The Clostridium sporogenes region TGTTATGAGAAAATATGAGTATAATGATTTAGAGAATCATAAAATAGAGCATGAAGCTTTTATAAAAAAAATTAGTTCTATAAATGAAGAAGAAATAGATGAAAAACAAAAAAACTTCCTAATGGATTTACTGGCCTTTATTGTTAATTGGATAGAAAATCATATATTAAAATCAGATTTAAAATATAAAGAATATTTAAATGGATTGGGAGTATATTAGCAAAAATTATATACTTTATATAAAGACTAATTAAAATAGCATATGTATTTTTGGGTATTTATAAATAAAGAAAACACTATCAAAGTTATAAAAATAGGTAAATTTGATAGTGTTTTCTTTATAAAATAATTTTTTAAATTATTTATTGGGAGTAACATAATATACAAGATATTTATACAGCTAGGATATAGTAGAAATTATATTATATATTTATTTTTTTTTGTTTTTATTTTTTTTATAGTAATAATTATTATTTCCTCTATGAAAAAATAATAGATATATGCATAAAGCTATAAAAAAAGTATCAAAATCATTATGAACTTTATGTTCATTATTTTTTCTAGGAATTTCAGTACTGATTTTTTTATGTGCTTTTAAAGAGCGAATACCAATATATTCTGCGAAACTTTCAACTTTTATATATTTAATTATGTTATTTTCTACATCTATGTCCAATTCAGAAATATTACTATAACCTTTTTCATCACACCAATTTTTTTTACCTTCAATAACTTTTAATACATTGTTTTTTGAATCTAATGCAGTTATTTTAACTGGAAAATATG contains the following coding sequences:
- a CDS encoding bacteriohemerythrin — translated: MFQWKECYSCNISKIDNQHKRLFELADEIYTIVSLDDGYDHFDEIMETIRTLKEYTVYHFSYEEDVMRKYEYNDLENHKIEHEAFIKKISSINEEEIDEKQKNFLMDLLAFIVNWIENHILKSDLKYKEYLNGLGVY